Part of the Weissella coleopterorum genome is shown below.
GTTGAAATTCAGCAATAATGACATCAGCAACGTCTTCATTGTTGCCCGTTAAAGTCGCAAATAAAATTCGTGCCCGCATCTGATCACCTCCGCTTCTCATCTCTCATCCCATGAAACTATGCTTTTTTTTGACGATACTCTAATGCCATCCCCTTCAAAATATTTCTGAGATAGCGATTTCCTGCCGGACGATAATTCCGATGATCAGGTCGTCTCAAAACGGCACTCAATTCCGCATTTGATACTTCAATTCCCGCAGATTTGAAAAAACTTTGATAATCCGCACTAGTATACATCATTGCAATTTTCAATTTCTTTAAGACCACATTATTAATATCAGCTTCTTTTTGCATATCAAACGTTGATGGTAATGGTTGTCCCGCCGTATCCTTTTTGATACCACGCTGTGATAAAATTAAGCCATTCATAAAACGTTCTAATTCTTCCATGGATAAGTTCTGATCACGCACAGTTTCTTTTTCCTGTCGTTTCAAAATATTTGCCAAGCGTTCATTTGTAATTTCTAAGCCACCCAATTTAAAAATTTTCAACATATCTGCATTTGAAATTGTGAGTGCATACCGTAAGCGAATTACAATATCATTATTATTCATTTAATTTCCCTCTAATTTATTAATACCCTTAAAATGGGTGTTGGTCATACTCAATCCAATTTTCATGGCTATCTTGAATTCTTTTAAACATTTTCTCGAGATCAGTTTCTTTAAAATTAATTACTACGGGACGGCCATGAGGACAATTGTAAGGGTTTTTAGTTTCAGCCAATTGGTCAATTAAATTTTGAGCTTCTTTGGCATTTAACTTCCAATTGGCCTTAATTGAACGTTTACAAGCCATCATGATCGCCGTTTTTTCTCGAAATTGTTGTAACGTTAAACCACCATCCCGCAGTAACCAGTCAACCATTTCTTGAACTGTTTCCGCCTCTTGACCAACTGGAAACCATCCAGGATGCTCACGTAAAATCAAAGTATTAGGACCGAAATTTTCTAAATGTAACCCAAGCGCACCTAGAGTTTCTGCCTGACTTTCCAACTCCAGCATTTCTACGGTCGTAAACTCAAACACCAGTGGCACCAATAATTTTTGTTGTTCTAATCCAGTCTGTGCTAAAGTTGCATGATAATATTCATATTTTACTCGTTCTTGTGCCGCATGTTGATCAATTAAATACAAACCATCTGCCCCTTGAGCAAATAAAAAAGTTCCATGAAATTGACTTAGATATTCCAATTGCGGGAATCCCGCTACAATGGATTGCTTTGAATCCGATTGTAAAGGTAACTGTGTTTGATCACCCGTAATAATCGACGTACTTATTGCGCCAAAGGGATCCGGTTGTAAATTAGCTTGATATTTGTGGCTGAAATCTTCCACACTACTATCATTTAAATCTCCCACATGTTCCACCACAATAGGTTGAATTGATGGTTGCGGAGTTGTTTGATTATTTTTTTGGTCGGCTTTTCCCGTACCAATATGAGGTTCCTTTTTTTGACTTTGAAGCGATTGTCGACCACTCTGAGCTTGTTTACTTTTAGAAATTTGATTTAATTGTTGGACAAAATTTATTTCAGCACGCGGCCCATCTGATGCATCGTCTAAATGTTCCGTCGCATTGGGGATCAAGTTCACTTGATTAAATGCCTCAGAAACCATCTTTTCTAGTAAAGTTAATAACTGATTTTCTTTACTAATCCGAACCTCAAATTTTTGAGGATGGACATTAACATCTACTAAACTCGGATCTAACTCGATCTGTAACACCGCTAACGGGAACCGCCCCACCATTAAACGCGTTCCATAACCTTTGACCAAAGCCTTAGCTAAATTAAAATTCCGAACATATCTGCCATTAATTAACAGACTAATATATGAACGGTTAGAACGGGTTAACTCTGGCTTTGCGATCCAGCCTTGAACCTTGAAATCAGTATCAGCAGCCGTGACAGTCACCATATCTCGAGCCACTTCGACTCCATAAATAGCCCCAATAACCTGTTGTAAGTTGCCATTGCCGACCGTTTGCATTAAGCGTTTTTTATTATGTACTAAGTTAAACGAAATTTCAGGATAACTAAACGCCAAGCGATTGATAATATCAACGATTTTAGCTAATTCTGTGGTTTGAGATTTCAAATACTTCAATCGAGCGGGTGTATTAAAAAAGAGATCTCGCACGGTTATATTTGTCCCTTTCCGTGCCTCAGCCCCCTTCTGTTCTAAAATCTGATTACCGCGAATGTGCAACATCGCTCCAGACTCTGCATTTGCCACAGCTGTTTCCAAAAAAACATCAGCAACTGAAGCAATCGATGGCAAGGCTTCGCCTCGAAAACCAAGAGAATGAATTTGAAATAAATCCTGTTTGGTTTTGATTTTAGAAGTGGCATGTCGCAAAAAAGCTCGTTCTAACTGGTCAGCTCGAATCCCTTGTCCATCGTCAATCACTTGAATTAATTGAATTCCAGCTGCCTCAATTAGTATATCGACTTTGGTTGCTCCCGCATCAATCGCATTTTCAACCAATTCCTTTACAACCGATGCGGGTCGCTCAATCACTTCACCAGCGGCAATTTGGTTTGCTAAAGTTTCCGATAATTCAATGATATCTTGCCCCATGTGCACCTCCTATTTACTATTTTATCGTTTCAATAGTTTAACTAATGAATTAGCTATCATAATTAACAAAGTTCCACCAATTGCAATAACTATGAAATTGGCAATTCCGGCGTAAAGGCCTTGTTGGAATACTAGCTTAGCCTTTGAACCATAAATTAAAATATCACCCAGTGGAGCAATTACGATCCATGCAATAATATTTGCTAATCCTTGCCAAACATTAAAAGCGATAATTTTTTGCCAAGTCAATGGGCTAAAAATCAACTGTAATCGTTGTGTCACCAAACCTAATAATAATCCAAACAGGCCATCGGCAATCACCCATGACCACCAAGCATTATCCAATAATAAATAATCTTGTAAGGCGTGCCCTAATAATCCCACCATGAGTCCAAAAATTGGTCCAAAAATTGATGTCACAAAGGCCAACCAGGCCATCGCAATATTAATCTGGGTATGCATAACGCCCAGAGGAGCATGAAAAGTTCGCATCAACCATGCAAAAAATAAGATGCTCACACTAAGGGCAAAGATCCATTTAATTTTTTTAAAACGCATGGGCGCATCCCCTCTAATCCTTCAATTCTGTCTCGGCTGAATTATCATCAGCTTTTTGCTCTGCTTTGAGCTTTTGGTTTTCTATAATATTTTTAAGCTCACGATCAAAAAAGAGCGCAATTTTACCCATAACAGATTCTGAATCGTCTAAAAACGATTGAACCGAAGCTGCTAATTCAATTCGCATCCCTGACTTTGTCACATCTGGATGATCAACAAACATATATAAATTCACTTCATTTGCGGGATCATTAATAATAATCTTGCTTATTTGATTGATATAGCGGAGCGGTAAATTAATCAAATTTGTTTCTACACTTAAGTGGATTGGTTCATCACCACTGATGATAATTTCGCCGCTCACTAATTTATTCTCTTGAATTTTTTGCTTCAAAAACGTAAATAGCGGGTCTAATTTAATCAACGTCTGGTCTTCCGCCGTCCAAATACGTTGTTCAATTTCCTCATTCTTTAAAACCTCAATTACTTCATTTCCTGTTAGTTGCATTTTAAATTCCTTTGATTTCAGACTTTTGCAAAAAAATGTGTTTTTATACTTAACCTTCATTTTACCACATTGAATTAACCCATAAATCAGCTATTTGATAAATATCCAGTATATTGCTCTATCATCCAAAAAATTTTGTACCTATTCTTTTTAAATCAAAAAACCAACTACAAATTCATTGTAGTCGGTTTTCTCAATCAATTATTTAAATTACATCATACCATTCATGCCACCTTGTGGGGCTGGCATAGGTACTTCATCCTTTGGTTGTTCAGCTACCACTGCCTCAGTCGTCAATAACAATGCTGATACAGATGCGGCATTTTGTAAGGCTGACCGTGTCACCTTAGTAGGATCCACAATTCCAGCTGCAATCATATCAACCCAAGTATCATCAGCAGCATTATAACCAGTCCCTAGAGTTTGCTCCTTCAACTTGTTGACGATCACAGATCCTTCAAGTCCAGCATTCTCAGCAATTTGACGAACCGGTGCCTCAAGTGCGCGTTCAACAATGTTAATTCCAGTTTGAATATCCCCTTCAGCCTTTAAGGCTGAAACCGCTGGAATCACGTTGACCAATGCTGTTCCACCACCGGCGACGAAACCTTCTTCAACCGCTGCACGAGTGGCATTCAAAGCATCTTCAATTCGATACTTACGTTCTTTTAATTCGGTTTCAGTCGCTGCCCCAACATTAATAACTGCAACTCCTCCAGCCAATTTTGCTAGCCGTTCTTGTAACTTTTCACGATCAAAGTCAGATGTTGTTTCATCAATTTGACTCTTAATCAAAGCAACTCGTTCCGTAAGCAATTGCTTATCTCCAGCACCTTCTACCACCGTTGTGCTATCTTTTGTGATCGTAACCTTTGCCGCTTGTCCCAAATTCTCAATGGTTACATCCTTCAAATTTAACCCAAGGTCATCAGTAATAACGGTTCCACCAGTTAACACGGCCAAATCCTCTAACATGGCTTTACGTCGATCTCCAAACCCCGGAGCCTTAACAGCTACCACGTTGAAGGTTCCACGCATCTTATTCAAAACCAAGGTTGGTAGTGCCTCACCTGTAATATCGTCTGCCACAATCATAAGCGCCCGGCCTTGCTCTACGACCTGTTGTAGAACTGGTAAAATATCTTGAATATTGCCGATTTTCTTATCAGTAATCATGATAAATGGATTATCCAAATTAGCTTCCATTTTTTCATTATCAGTAACCATATATTGTGACATATATCCACGGTCAAATTGCATTCCTTCAACAACATCCAAGGTTGTTTCAATTCCCTTTGACTCTTCGATGGTAATTACACCGTCATGACCAACCTTGTCCATGGCTTCTGCAATTAAAGCACCCACCTCTTCGTTAGCCGCTGAAATTGACGCAATTTGCGCAATTTCTTCTTTTGTTGAAACGGTCTTAGACATTTCATGTAATGATTTAACGGCAGCATTCGTAGCTAATTCAATTCCACGACGGACACCAACTGGATTTGCTCCAGCCGTGACGTTCTTCAAGCCTTCGTTAATTATGGCTTGTGCTAATACGGTTGCGGTTGTCGTTCCATCACCAGCAATATCATTCGTCTTAGAAGCCACTTCAGCAACCAACTTAGCTCCCATATCCTCGAAATGGTCTTCCAATTCAATAGCTTTAGCAATTGTTACACCATCATTAGTAATTGTCGGAGCTCCATAACTTTGTTCAATCACTACATTTCGGCCTTTAGGTCCAATGGTTGTTTTTACAGTATCAGCTAGTTGATCAACCCCAGCCTTCATTTTTGCTCGCGCATCTTCAGAGAACTTTAATTCTTTTGCCATTTGATAACTCCTTTACCTTATATTATTAATTGAATTTTATATTTTTATAGAACGGCGATGATATCACGTTCATGCAAAACCAAATATGTCTCGCCACCATTTTTTATCTCTTTGCCGGCATATTGGTCATAAATAACTTCATCCCCAACTTTGACAGCCTTCGGAGCCTCCAAATCACCAACCGTGGTGTCAGAAACTGCTACGATAGTTCCTGTGGCAGATTTTTCTTGCGCATTTGAAGCGATCACAATGCTACCGACCGTTTGCTCTTTTTCATCATTGACTTGTAATAGAATCCGATCCCCTAATGGTTTTAACATAATATGATTTCCTCCTTATTTTTTAGCACTCTTTGACACTCAGTGCTAATTAACACTTTCTATAATACCACACTGGTAAATTTTTTCAACTAAATCATCAATTAAATCTCACGGATTGAAAGCGATTACTTTTCACCCTGGATTTCCGCCATAAATTCATCTAAATAAAAACGCATAAACGCTGTTCGGCGCGCCGCAATCGTCTGCGCTGTTTTTGTGTTCATAGTACTCTCTAATTTCAATAGTTTTTCATAAAAATGATTAATCACAGTGCTATGCTGTCGATATTCAATCTCAGACATATTTTCACGCACTATTTCATTGGGATTATACATTAAATTATTCGCATGACCACCATAGGCAAAAGCACGACCAATTCCAATTGCGCCTAAAGCGTCTAACCGATCTGCATCTTGAACAATTTCACCTTCCAAGCTGAGCTTATAATGTTGTTCCAAATTTTTAGAATAGGACATGTGTGTCATAATATTCAAGACTTCAGCCCTATCTACATCCGTTAGTCCCCATTCACGCATCTTAATCCGAAGTTCATCAATAGTTTCATTCACCGTATCAGTTAATTTGTCATCAATTAAATCATGCAGTAAAACTGCTGCTACGATTACGTCTTGGTTCATATTCTCCTCAGACTGCATTAACAATTCCGCGTTTTGTAATACTCGTTCCAAATGTAAATAATCATGCCCCGAAAACTCCTGGCTTGTTACCTCACGAACATAATCTTTAATTTCTTCAATCTGCATCTTTCCTACTCCTCAAACATTCTATCTATTTACTTTTAATTTTAAAAAATCATCTATCCGCTGGACATTACTTCACCTAATCCGTCGTATCTTCCCTTCCAGCTAGCCAAACTAGTCCAATCCAGATATAACTCCATTTTCATCAATATCAATCCGGTTGGCTGCTGGTACTTTTGGTAACCCAGGCATCGTTAAAATTGAACCAGTTAAGGCCACAATAAATCCTGCCCCTAATTTTGGCACAAGTTCGCGAATATGGAGTGTAAAGTCCTTAGGTGCCCCTAATCGCTGCGGATCATCTGATAATGAGTATTGGGTTTTAGCCATCACAATGGGCATGTTATCCCAACCAAATTTTTTGAATTGCTGTAACTGCTTTTGGGCTTTGGCTGATAATTCATATTGTGCGCCACCATAAATTTCAGTCACTAATTTATCGACTTTATCTTCAAACGTGGTCATAGGGTCATACAATGGTGTAAATTCATGCTGCTCTTCACTTTTATTGGCGACGGTCTCGGCCAACTCTAATGCACCATCTCCCCTTGGCCCCAAACATCGGCTACAACAGCGGTGGCTTGATGATCTTTTACAAACGTCTTCACCAATTCTAATTCATACACGGTATCAGCGGCGAAGCGATTAATTGCTACCACCACAGGTACATGGTATCGTTGCATTGCCGTCAAATGTTGCTCTAAATTAACTAACCCTTTTTTTAAGGCCGTTAAATCTGAATCAGATAACGAATCTAACGATTGTCCACCATTATATTTAAGGGCACGAACTGTTGCCACTAGCACGATAGTATCCGGACTCTTTCCTAATAATGGGACCTTAATATCCAGAAATTTTTCGCCACCCAAATCTGCTCCAAACCCAGCCTCCGTCACCACATAATCGGCTAACTTTAATGCCGATTGAGTTGCTAGAATTGAGTTAGTGCCCTGTGCGATATTAGCAAAAGGTCCACCGTGAATTAAGGTAGGTGTATGGGCTAAAGTCTGGACTAAGTTTGGTTTAATAGCATCCTTTAACATAACCGTTAAAGCGCCAGCTACCCCTAAATCTGCGACTGTGACTGGCTGATTATCCAGATTATAGGCCACTACGATACGCTTTATTCGAGATTTTAAATCCATTAAATCTGTTGATAATGTTAGAATCGCCATTAATTCTGATGCAACAGTGATATCAAACCCATCTTCACGAGGCACACCAGACTTAAGTCCACCTAAACCGATCGTAATATGTCGTAAGGCTCGGTCATTAACATCCAAAACTCGTTTCCAAATAATATTCCGTGGATCAATTTGGAGTGGATTTCCGTGCTGCAGACTATTATCGATTAAAGCCGCCAAAGTATTATGGGCACTGGTTAGCGCATGAAAATCTCCCGTAAAATGTAAATTAATATCTGCCATCGGGATAACTTGTGAATATCCGCCGCCCGTGGCACCTCCTTTCATTCCCATCACTGGCCCCATTGATGGTTCTCTTAATGCCACCATGGCTTGGCGCTTGGACAAATTCAGTGCATCAGCCAATCCAATTGTAACTGTTGATTTTCCCTCTCCTGCTGGGGTCGGACTAACCGCAGTAACTAAAATTAATTTACCTAGTTTTTGTGCCTGATGTTTTTGACTAAGTTTAATTTTGGCCTTATTTGATCCATATGTTTCAATTTCATCATCCTTTAAACCAACCTGCGCTGCAATTTTTTGAATTGGCCAAATTTCAGCTTGTTGTGCGATTTCAATATCCGTTGTCATCTTGAATGCCTCCCATACAATTCCATTTATTGCTATTATAGATGACTTTTACCGAATTGAAACGCTTTCTTATTCACCCCTCAATTTATTTTTTAATTTTTATTAAATTTATATTTAATATATCGAGTTTAAGTAGTGTATTTACTTGATTTTTAGTAAGCTTAAGCTAATCATTTAATTGTAAAGGGGATATTATTTAATGCTTAAAGAATTTAAAGATTTCATTTCGCGTGGTAGCGTTTTAGACTTAGCCGTTGGGGTTATCATCGGGGGTGCTTTTACTGGCCTTGTTAAATCACTGACTAACAATTTAATCAATCCGATCATTGGTCTTTTTACCGGACAAGTTTCCAGTTTGGATAATCTAAAACTAACTATTAATGATAGTCTTGTCTTGAAATACGGAGCATTCTTAGGTGATGTGATCAATTTCTTGATTACTGCCTTTGTCGTATTCTTAATTATTAAGTTTTTGAATAAATTTATTCGTCAAGAAAACGTTGAATCAACCGATGCGGTCAATCCCGAAGTTGAAATGTTAACGGAAATTCGTGACCTTTTGGCTAAGCAAAATCAATGATAATTCCAAGTAAAAAGCTCCACAAACCTAGTTAGTTTGTGGAGCTTTTTATTATGAGTACACTAATTTGATATCTTACCTTTTATTTTTGAACTAATGTTGAACCTTTTTGCATATAACGTAAAATTGGCCAACCTACAAGCATCCCCAGTAACCCATCCACCACTACTTCAATCAAAGCATTCAATCCTGCAATAGAAGTAAACATCCAAATGATACCTACATGGTTAGGAAGTCCAGCAACCGTGGTATTAAAAATTCGAAAATGAAGCCAAGTTAAGCCAATCACTAAACCAGTATTAATAATAGCTGCCAGTGCCCCTAGCAAAAACATTAATAAGGGCGATGCTCTATGCGCTTTTTGTTGAACTAATTTAATATAAATTATTCCAACAATCACACCGACCAAAATGCGCGGCAATAAGGCGGTAATTGGGTTGCGTAACATGAGTGATCCGATTCCAATTGGTAGCGTCCAAGCATGATAAAAAGAATACATTCCCATCACGGCGCCTAATAAACCACCCACTCGTGGTCCTAGCAACATCCCACCTAGTGAAACAGTAAATGGAATGATTGTTACCCTCACCATCGGATTAATGGGAATAAATCCAAGCCACGGTACCATGCACTGTAACAAAATAATCGCCATAAACATTGCCGTTAAAACTAACTGGCGCGTTGATTTTCTCTTATTGATCATGCCTTTCATCCTCTTCCAATAGCTAAAACCTCAATACTTAACGCTTAGCGCGCTCTTGTTCAATCCAAGCCGCCATACGTTCCATTCCAGTAGCCAAATTTTCATCATTTGCAGCATATGAAATCCGAATATAATCTGCTGTTTGATCCGAAAAGGCAATCCCCGGAGCGACACCTACACCACCTTCAGTAGCCAGCGACCATGCGAAGGCTAGCCCATCTGCACCAGCTGAAAAATCTGTTGGAATTCGGGCAAAAATATAAAACGCCCCCTGTGGATTACCAACTTCAAAGCCCATCGCCGTCATTTTTTCTACTACAAAGTCTCGTCGACGTTGATAAATTTTGCGCATCTTAGCGGGAGCGTCTTTCGCTTGCGTCAAAGCAGCAATTGCCCCATCCTGTGTCACTTGTGGTAAGGAGAACGTTAATGTATCGTGCACCTTTGAAACCTCTGCAATAATAGCAGCCGCCCCAATAACGAATCCGATCCGATACCCTGTCATTGCATGTGATTTTGACAAACCAGTAATCATCACTGTTTGTTCAGGTAAAATTTTCATCATTGAAACATGCTGAATATCATAAGTTAGTTCTGCATAAATTTCATCAGAAATAACCCACAATTGATGCTTCTTAAACGTATTAGCTAATTCGCGTAATTCCGCTTCAGTATAAGTGGCCCCTGTCGGATTACTTGGATAATTGAATAAAATTACTTTGACTGGAAAGTCAGCATTTGCGATTTCTTCATCAATCATTTGTGGAGTAATTTTAAAAGCAGTTTTAGAAGTATCAACCTTCAACATCTGACCACCAATAATGTTAATGGCTGCATAATAAGGTGGGTAAGCAGGCGTTGGAATTAAAACACCATCCCCAGGGTTCAATAATGTTTGAAAGAGCACATAGATAGCTTCTGTCACTCCAGAGGTAACGACTACGTTTTCCGGTCCATTGAAATGCAAATCGAATTTTTCATTATAATTATCAACAGCGGCTTGACGAAGTACCATATCACCCTCAGCAACTGCATAATGTGAATGATTATTCTTGACTCCTTCAATCACCGCATCTTTAATTGAATCTTCGATATTAAATCCTGGTTCTCCAAAAGTTAGATAAACCAAATCCTCAATTCCTGCGATTTTCTTTTGAAATCCAGTTAAGCCATCAATCGTCATGGCTTGGACAGTTTGATTAATAGGTTGCACAAATTCTTGCTTCATTCTAAAACTTCCTCCAAATTAATCCGCTATTTTCTTGTTGAATGTATTAAAATAATAATAGCTAATATTTTAAACATTATACCGTAAATTTACCAAAAGAGGGAAACCATGGGAAAAAATATACAAAATGAAATTCCAACTAATCTGACTGAATGGGATTGGTCAACTGCCTTAGACGCTAAGATCGAAGAAAACCACGAAGCCCTTGTCCCCCTTGGATTATTACCAGAAAAAATAATTGTTCAACCGGCCTATTTTATTCAAAATTTGTCAGGAGCAATGTCAGAGTTATATGCTCGTCAAAGTGTGCAAATTAAATTAGTGCAGGCTGCTAACTTACTCCCCGAAGACTATAAACTAGTGATTTTTGATGCTTGGCGTTCAGTTTCCACCCAGGCAGCCCTGTTCCATTCGCTGAAACGTAAAATTTCACAAACTAATCCAACTTGGTCCAAAACTCAAGTAATTGAAAAAACATTGGAAACCGTCGCTAAACCATCACGTGATAATCACAAACCTTCTCCACATAATACTGGGGGATCTATTGATCTAACCATCGTTGATAATCAGGGAGTCATGTTAGATATGGCCTCCCCTTTTGATGACTTTCACGATAGCGCTAAAACAAATTACCTAGAAATTAAAACCGATTTGACTCCTTCCGAATTAAAAGCTCGTGATAATCGGCGACTCCTTTACCATATTATGACTTCGGTAGGCTTCACCAATCTATCAAATGAATGGTGGCATTTCGATTATGGCAATCAAAATTGGGCTCACTGTGCAAATCAGGACCATGCTTTGTATGGGGCGACTAAACCAGTTTTCCCTTGGGTAACTATTCTGGATTAGCCCGTTTAGACCTAATAAAAAAACTAGTTCTCCCGAACTAGTTTTTTTATTTATGAGAGAGCTATTAACGATGTGCCCGATTTTTAATCTCTTGATATCGCCGATACCAAAGGTCAACATAACCTTCAGAAAATGGACCTTCACGCTGATTAATCCAATCCACTAAAATTTTGACATGTTCACTTAAAACAAAATCCACTTCATCAGAATATTGCCATTTTTCCCGATGAGCTTGATATTCATCAGCGTCAAGTAAGCGTTTTTCTCCATCTGGATAAACCTTAACATCCAAGTCATAATCAATATATTTTAGTGCCTCTTTATCTAAGACAAAAGGACTAGCCAAATTACAATAATACGATATTCCATTATCTCGAATCATTGCGATAATATTAAACCAATATTTTCGATGAAAATAAACAATCGCTGGTTCCCGAGTTACCCATCGACGACCATCGTCTTCAATCACTACGGTATGATCATTTATCCCGATAATCTCATTTTCGCTGGTCTTCAATATCATTGTTTCACGCCAAGTACGGTGTAGACTTCCATCGTGTTTATAGCTCTTAATCGTTATATAGTCCCCTTCTCTCGGCAGTCGACTATTTTGCATAACTTTAACCTTCTCCTTCGCCACAGCGACGAACTTCGTTTAAAATTATACCACGCTTATTTAAACTTTGCTTAATTTGCCATCCAGTTCCAACAGATCTTTTTAATCATGTCGATGACTTTTCAACCATTGGTCCACTTGCCGCAAATCAAATCCTCGACGATACATTCCTGCCTTAACCTTACTTTGGTATTCCCAGCCTGTGAAAGCTTGATATTTTTGTGTCACTCGCTCTATGGTACGTTCAAAATTTTCTTGAAGCTGTTCCATATCTACGGGAGTCGTGGCATGAAAAGATTGAATCGCATTTTTAATTGCACGTTGATCAAATCCATTTTGATACAATTTTTGAGAAACC
Proteins encoded:
- the mscL gene encoding large-conductance mechanosensitive channel protein MscL, whose protein sequence is MLKEFKDFISRGSVLDLAVGVIIGGAFTGLVKSLTNNLINPIIGLFTGQVSSLDNLKLTINDSLVLKYGAFLGDVINFLITAFVVFLIIKFLNKFIRQENVESTDAVNPEVEMLTEIRDLLAKQNQ
- a CDS encoding DUF1456 family protein, with protein sequence MNNNDIVIRLRYALTISNADMLKIFKLGGLEITNERLANILKRQEKETVRDQNLSMEELERFMNGLILSQRGIKKDTAGQPLPSTFDMQKEADINNVVLKKLKIAMMYTSADYQSFFKSAGIEVSNAELSAVLRRPDHRNYRPAGNRYLRNILKGMALEYRQKKA
- a CDS encoding ECF transporter S component; the encoded protein is MINKRKSTRQLVLTAMFMAIILLQCMVPWLGFIPINPMVRVTIIPFTVSLGGMLLGPRVGGLLGAVMGMYSFYHAWTLPIGIGSLMLRNPITALLPRILVGVIVGIIYIKLVQQKAHRASPLLMFLLGALAAIINTGLVIGLTWLHFRIFNTTVAGLPNHVGIIWMFTSIAGLNALIEVVVDGLLGMLVGWPILRYMQKGSTLVQK
- a CDS encoding HD domain-containing protein, giving the protein MQIEEIKDYVREVTSQEFSGHDYLHLERVLQNAELLMQSEENMNQDVIVAAVLLHDLIDDKLTDTVNETIDELRIKMREWGLTDVDRAEVLNIMTHMSYSKNLEQHYKLSLEGEIVQDADRLDALGAIGIGRAFAYGGHANNLMYNPNEIVRENMSEIEYRQHSTVINHFYEKLLKLESTMNTKTAQTIAARRTAFMRFYLDEFMAEIQGEK
- a CDS encoding co-chaperone GroES; amino-acid sequence: MLKPLGDRILLQVNDEKEQTVGSIVIASNAQEKSATGTIVAVSDTTVGDLEAPKAVKVGDEVIYDQYAGKEIKNGGETYLVLHERDIIAVL
- the mutL gene encoding DNA mismatch repair endonuclease MutL → MGQDIIELSETLANQIAAGEVIERPASVVKELVENAIDAGATKVDILIEAAGIQLIQVIDDGQGIRADQLERAFLRHATSKIKTKQDLFQIHSLGFRGEALPSIASVADVFLETAVANAESGAMLHIRGNQILEQKGAEARKGTNITVRDLFFNTPARLKYLKSQTTELAKIVDIINRLAFSYPEISFNLVHNKKRLMQTVGNGNLQQVIGAIYGVEVARDMVTVTAADTDFKVQGWIAKPELTRSNRSYISLLINGRYVRNFNLAKALVKGYGTRLMVGRFPLAVLQIELDPSLVDVNVHPQKFEVRISKENQLLTLLEKMVSEAFNQVNLIPNATEHLDDASDGPRAEINFVQQLNQISKSKQAQSGRQSLQSQKKEPHIGTGKADQKNNQTTPQPSIQPIVVEHVGDLNDSSVEDFSHKYQANLQPDPFGAISTSIITGDQTQLPLQSDSKQSIVAGFPQLEYLSQFHGTFLFAQGADGLYLIDQHAAQERVKYEYYHATLAQTGLEQQKLLVPLVFEFTTVEMLELESQAETLGALGLHLENFGPNTLILREHPGWFPVGQEAETVQEMVDWLLRDGGLTLQQFREKTAIMMACKRSIKANWKLNAKEAQNLIDQLAETKNPYNCPHGRPVVINFKETDLEKMFKRIQDSHENWIEYDQHPF
- a CDS encoding ECF-type riboflavin transporter substrate-binding protein translates to MRFKKIKWIFALSVSILFFAWLMRTFHAPLGVMHTQINIAMAWLAFVTSIFGPIFGLMVGLLGHALQDYLLLDNAWWSWVIADGLFGLLLGLVTQRLQLIFSPLTWQKIIAFNVWQGLANIIAWIVIAPLGDILIYGSKAKLVFQQGLYAGIANFIVIAIGGTLLIMIANSLVKLLKR
- the groL gene encoding chaperonin GroEL (60 kDa chaperone family; promotes refolding of misfolded polypeptides especially under stressful conditions; forms two stacked rings of heptamers to form a barrel-shaped 14mer; ends can be capped by GroES; misfolded proteins enter the barrel where they are refolded when GroES binds); amino-acid sequence: MAKELKFSEDARAKMKAGVDQLADTVKTTIGPKGRNVVIEQSYGAPTITNDGVTIAKAIELEDHFEDMGAKLVAEVASKTNDIAGDGTTTATVLAQAIINEGLKNVTAGANPVGVRRGIELATNAAVKSLHEMSKTVSTKEEIAQIASISAANEEVGALIAEAMDKVGHDGVITIEESKGIETTLDVVEGMQFDRGYMSQYMVTDNEKMEANLDNPFIMITDKKIGNIQDILPVLQQVVEQGRALMIVADDITGEALPTLVLNKMRGTFNVVAVKAPGFGDRRKAMLEDLAVLTGGTVITDDLGLNLKDVTIENLGQAAKVTITKDSTTVVEGAGDKQLLTERVALIKSQIDETTSDFDREKLQERLAKLAGGVAVINVGAATETELKERKYRIEDALNATRAAVEEGFVAGGGTALVNVIPAVSALKAEGDIQTGINIVERALEAPVRQIAENAGLEGSVIVNKLKEQTLGTGYNAADDTWVDMIAAGIVDPTKVTRSALQNAASVSALLLTTEAVVAEQPKDEVPMPAPQGGMNGMM